One Candidatus Methylarchaceae archaeon HK02M2 genomic window, AAGAAATAGTATAAATGACGGCATGCTCAATAATAAGGATGGCAAATATGAAAGGTTTGATTTACATTCTACTTGATGGCGTAGGTGATAGACCCGATCCTAAGCTAAATTGGATCACGTCTCTTGAAGCAGCCCATACACCATGGTTAGATTCTCTTGCAAGAAGAGGTATCAGCGGTCTTGTATACCCTGTAGGTAAGGACATAGCACCTGAATCTGATATAGCTGTCTTTCATATGTTAGGTTACGAATTTAAAGAAGGTTACGCTGGAAGAGGCGTTATAGAAGCTGTTGGTGCCGGAGTTAGTTTTAAAGATGGAGACCTTGCTATAAGGGCGAATTTTGCCACAATAGGTAAAGATAGGGTCATAATGGACAGGAGGGTTGGAAGAGACCTATCTAGCAAGGAGGCTAAGACACTTGCAGAATCGATCAATAAAGATGTAAAGCTATCTTACCCAAAGACCTCCTTTGAATTTGTATCTACTGTAGCCCATAGAGCGGTTTTGGTGATCAAGGCAGAAGGTATGATTCTGTCATCGAATATCTCAAACTCAGATCCAGCATACTCAAGGTTAGAAGGAGTTGGGGTTGCAAAAGTAGGGAAGGGAGATTTAAAGTTAGAGAAGGTTCGAGCCTTGGATGAAAAAAGCGAGACAAAGCTTTCTGCCGATTTGGTCAATGAGTTTACAGAGAAGTCGATAGAAATTTTGAAGGAGCACCCTGTGAATATATATAGGGAGAAAGAAGGTGGGATGCCTGGCAACGCTATATTACTCAGAGATGCTGGCAACTCATTGCCAAGGCTTGAGAAGCTTGACGAAAAGTATGGCTTAAGGTTTGTATGTCTCTTGGATATGCCAGTAGAGAGGGGGATAGCTAGGCTAACAGGTATGGTTGAGGCTGAAGCTGGGGGTATAGAAGATTATGAAGTTAAAGCAGAAAAGACGGCTGAACTATCAGAGAGTTATGATTGTGTGTACGTGCATATAAAGGGACCCGACGAGCCAGGGCATGATGGGAATGCGATACGGAAAAAGAAGGTGATAGAGAGTATAGATTCTAGGTTCTTCAGCAATCTGTTAAAGCGTATCGATCTGGATGAAGTGATCATCGCTATATCTGCAGACCATTCAACCCCTTGCCAGATTAGGAGTCATAGCGCAGATCCAGTACCATTATTGATCTCTGGAGGAAGTATAACAACAGATGGTACATGCAGGTTTACAGAGAAAGATGCCTCAATAGGTAGTCTGAAGATTCTAAAGGGTGAACAAGTTCTTCCTTTGATAATTTCCCTAGCAAGAGACGATCATTAAGGTCAACTCTCTGCTTGGTCGAAGGTCTCTAAGGATTATTTTAAGGTTGGCCTAAAACGATCAACCTTATTCTGTTTCCCTACATCTGTATCTGCCTGTTTTCTCATAATATCTGAAGTGTTCAAGCCACTTTGGGTGTTTAGGTGATTCTTGTATGAACTTTAGGAATTTTGTTAGCTTCTCTATTGTTTCATGATGTATAGAATGCTCTATCTCACAAGCGTCCTCATCAGCGATGGTTTTGTCCACGCCCAAGATCTCAAAAAATCGCCTTAAAGTCCCGTGAAACTGTTCTAGTGATTTAGCTAACACTTCACCCTTTTTGGTTAGCGTGACGCCTCGATATCGTTCATAATTAACGAGATTATGTTTTTCCAATTTTTGGAGCATTTCAGTGACGCTTGGAGGTTTAACGTTAAGTGCCATTGCAATATCCACGACATTTGCGTAACCCTTTTCCTTAGTAAGGTCGTAGATTCTCTCAAGATAGGTCTCTTCAGTTTTACTTAGCTCTTCCATCTTTAACATATTTAGATCTATCCTTTATTAAATACAACTATATCTTTTCCAAGTAATTTTTTCCCTTTTTGGTTATAATATATGAGTTGCCAGTTGATGGTTTTTTCATGCATTCTCTGCTTGTTGGACATACTATGCAGCCCTTTGACATTTCCTCGGTGCCCTCGATCCTTTTAAGGTAGCCTTTTGATGAAAGTAGAGAAAGAACACTCTCTAAGGTAGATTCTTGGATTCCCATATCGTTTGCAATATCGCCTTTGCTTAAAAGGCCTCCATCACGAATTGCCCTCAAAATCTCCTTTATCATGCCGATCACTCTCTCCACTCTTTTTTAGTTAAGGCCAGATACGCTCCAGGCAATGCTAATGGGAATAGCCATATTTCCGGCTTGAGATCGTCAAGCCATGTCCACTTCAGCCAGTCCTCGAACTGAAACACGTATCCTAAGCCGTTTGCTAGCATTATCGCCGTAAATACCCCAAAAAATACAGCTGCGAGAAGGCTACCGACAAGGAGGAAGGACAATCCTTCTCGGTCGCCGCGTGCTTGTTGTCTTACTCCTGTGAGGTAGACAGCTCCAATTATTGTCAACATGATTCCGCCCAAGACATCTGGTGGAATAAGGTTTATCCCGGCTAGTTCTATAGGTGGGATTAGGGAGGCGCCACTTCCTATAAAGTCGCCCCATCCTATCACTATCTCTAGGAGGCCGATAAGGGTATATGTCATTCCTATGAAAAAGGAGTACACTCCTATTACCGTTCCAACATTTTTGTTGAACCCCATTTTTTCACCTCTAAGTGTATCCTAACATACCCCCTATTCCTGTGATGGTTAGTCCGATTAGGTAGGCTAAGACGAGTGACAAGACTACTTGGAAGATAGTCCATTTCCAAGAACCTGATTCCTTCCTCATTGTGCCAACTGTTGCAAGGCAAGGTATATACAATAAGATGAAAGCCATCAAAGCAAAGCCGATAAGGGGCGTGTAGTCCACAACTAAAGCTCCTGCAATCGCTGCTTCTCCTTCAACTGCATAAATTATTCCAAGTGACTCTACAACGATCTCCTTAGCCATGAATCCGAAGATCAGGGAAGAAACGATCCGCCAATCAAATCCAAGGGGTCTGAAAATCGGTTCTAAAGCGTGGCCTATTTGTCCTGTATAGGAGAGTTCAACAGATTCTTGAGCAACGCCCCAAGGGAAACTCGACAGGAACCATAGTATGATCGCGCCAACCAAGAGGTATGTACCCGCCTTCTTAAGGAATTGAACACCTCTGTCCCACATGTGGATTACAGATCCGTGAAATGTAGGCGTTTTGTACAGTGGGAGTTCCATTATGAAAGGAGTGGGTTCTCCTCGCAGTACAGTCTTTCTCAATAATAGTGCCAACAGTATGGCTAAGACGATCCCTAAAAAATACATGGACCATATCGCTGTAGACGCCATTGAACCGAAAAAGGCGCCTGCTATAAGGATATAGACAGGAAGTCGTGCAGAGCAAGATATAAATGGGTTGATCAATAGTGTTATTAGTCTGTCCTTTTCAGATTCGATACTCCTAGTAGCCATCATGGCAGGTACGTTGCATCCAAAACCGAGGAGCATTGGTATGAAGGATCTTCCATGTAGTCCTAACTTGAACATAAACTTGTCCATGATGAAGGCTGCTCTAGTTAGATAGCCGCTGTCTTCTAAGATAGCTATTGCAAAGAACAAGGAGAATATGAGAGGTATGAAAGTTAATATGAAACCCAATCCGCCAAAGATGCCATCACTTAAAAAGGAGGCAAGGACCTCATTAGGGATGCCCCTTGATGCTTCGGCAAGCAACCCAAAGAAGAGGCCTATCATCTTCATGAAGGGCGCGGAAACATCAAAAGCAAACTGGAACATGGCCCAAGCAAGGGTTAGGAATACAGGTATACCTAGATATTTATGAAGGAAAACCTTGTCAAGCATATCAGATTGGGCCCACTTCTTAGCCCCTCTTACCAATGTAGTGTCTAATATGGTGTGTATAAGATTGTACCTCTCATCTGCAAGTACGATTTCTGGGTCGTCCCCTAGGACTTCTCTTGCCTTCAAGATATCACCTCCATTAGTTCATGGTGGTATTTGCTATTCCTGATCTTTTCTAGAATTTCTTCGTCCTTCTCCAAGAGCTTGATTGCCATCCACCTCAGTGGATAATTTTTAGCCAAAGTCTCATCTTTTTTTATGATCTTCACTATGGAGTTTATCAAATCTTCTATCTTCTCTCCATAGGTTATCTTGGTCTTTATCGAGCCTTTTCTTATTGCAGCTTTGATTATTTCATCCTTAAGTTCTTCCATGCCCTCTTTAGTGGTCGCCACTGTCGGAACTATCGGCACACTAAGTTGTTCCGAGAGCTTCTTCACATCGATCTTATAGCCCTTGTTTTCCGCGATATCGAACATGTTCAAAGCTATAACTAAGTTTGCTTCCAGCTCAAGTAGCAAGAGTGTGAGATAAAGGTTCCTCTCGATGTTTGATGCGTCGACTATATCGACTATAACTTCTGGTTTTTCCTCTATGATGTAGTTTCGTGATATAAGCTCGTCCACGGCGCGGGAGGTGAGACTATAAGTTCCAGGTAGGTCAACTATCTTCAACTCGATCCCTTTGTGGATACATTTACCTTCTTTCTTTTCAACGGTCTTGCCTGGCCAGTTTCCCACATGCTGCCTTGCGCCAGGTATCAAGTTATTGAATATGACCGACTTACCCACGTTTGGGTTCCCTATCAATGCCACTGTATGTACTATTAACCATCGACTCCTGTACCATGATCTTCATGGCAACTCCCCTCCCCAGAGCGATCCTCGTATCCTTAATTTCGACTACCAAAGGTCCTCCATGTCCATGATTAGGGGAAGCATGGGAGTGCACAACCTTCACCTCAACACCAGGAATAAAACCCATATCGCTTAATCTCCTAACTACCCTTCTACCACCAAGAATTCCAGTAATCTTCCCCTTGGCACCTATAGGAAGCATAACCAGAGGCATATATCGACGATAACTTCTGGTTTTTCCTCTATGATGTAATTTCTTGATATGAGCTCGTCTACGGTGAGGGAAGCGTAATATTCCCATCACTCTCCCTCCAAATAAACATATATGTTATCTCCTTCTTTTTTCTCAAGAGTAAATTATAATCTCGAATTTCGAACTCCATACGATTCTTCAGGGGCGCTTGGCGGATTACTTTTATCTCGGATCTTCCGACTATTCCCATATCCATGATACGGCGTCTAGTCGTACCGCTTTCTTTGATCCTAACGACGACGCCCTTATTAACGGATTCCATATCACTAAAACGTATCTTCGACGCAATACCCCCCTTATATGTTAGGTTTACCTAAATTTATTATATAAATCTAAAGCTATATTTATAAATTTTTCCTTTTTTCGATTTTATAGTAAATAGCTAAAGTCATCTGAAGAAGAATAGTAAATATTTAAGAGTTCAGTTATTCTCATAGTATAAGATAAGATAAACAAAGATATATCATTAGATACTTTTGTTATACCTACTATGGAAAAGGACCTTTTAAAGATAGCTGATAATATAATGATGTCAGCTCAACTTGCATCAGCCTTAGAAGTGAGTGGCACACCAAAACCTGGGAACGTACATAGAGATTTTGATTTCATCGACACGCGCTTTGAGCATTATCTGGCTGGCTCTATAGCCCTTGGACCTTCTGTAAGAGAAGTTGCATTAAGGGGAATGAGGGCAAGCCTTGATCAGATCAGAATCGATGAGATAGAAATCGGCAGATACATTAAGAAAGCTATTCATGAAGTTAGATTATGGCACAAAGGAGGTAACACGCATCTTGGCATAAGCCTACTCTTCGTACCTTTGGCAGCATCGGCCGGATTTACTACCATAAAATTTGAAAGGGTGGAACCTAACAAATTACGTCAAATTCTATCAAAGATCATGAGATTGACAACTCCTCAAGACGCTATGGATGTCTGCGATGTAGTTCTTACCTCTAGCATCGAGGCTCTAGGTCGGTTGGAGGTAGAAGACGCACCAGACATTATAGAAAGCAATGTAAAAAGCAAGTTAATAGAGAAAGATATCAACTTATATGAGCTGATGAAGATTTCATCTGGATGGGATAATATAGCCAAAGAGCTAACTACAGGGATGAGACTTTCTTTTAATGTAGGCTATAAAACTCTAATAGACATCTATAAAAAGATTGGTGATATAAACATAGCAACAGTACATACATTCCTGACTATATTAGCAAAATATCCTGATACACTCGTAGCTAGAAAGGTTGGGGTGAAGCATGTAAAGAAGATTAATAAAGCAGTGGAGATAGGATTGGTCGAAGCTAAGAAGATTTCCAGACAAGCCAAGAATGTCTTGAAGTTGGGAGGTCTAACTTCTAAGGCTGGGGGGAAAGCACTGATTCGATTAGATAAAAATCTGAGAGATTCACAAAACCGGCTAAACCCTGGGACAACGGCCGATATAACAGCCTCATCTTTAATGATCGCGATTTTGTGTGGGATGAGACCTTAAAAGGGTCAAAAATACTGGGGGCGTAGTTGCCGATTTACCATTTTGTTGAGAGAGTGTATATATCTCACGAATAATCA contains:
- a CDS encoding alkaline phosphatase family protein → MTACSIIRMANMKGLIYILLDGVGDRPDPKLNWITSLEAAHTPWLDSLARRGISGLVYPVGKDIAPESDIAVFHMLGYEFKEGYAGRGVIEAVGAGVSFKDGDLAIRANFATIGKDRVIMDRRVGRDLSSKEAKTLAESINKDVKLSYPKTSFEFVSTVAHRAVLVIKAEGMILSSNISNSDPAYSRLEGVGVAKVGKGDLKLEKVRALDEKSETKLSADLVNEFTEKSIEILKEHPVNIYREKEGGMPGNAILLRDAGNSLPRLEKLDEKYGLRFVCLLDMPVERGIARLTGMVEAEAGGIEDYEVKAEKTAELSESYDCVYVHIKGPDEPGHDGNAIRKKKVIESIDSRFFSNLLKRIDLDEVIIAISADHSTPCQIRSHSADPVPLLISGGSITTDGTCRFTEKDASIGSLKILKGEQVLPLIISLARDDH
- a CDS encoding metal-dependent transcriptional regulator → MEELSKTEETYLERIYDLTKEKGYANVVDIAMALNVKPPSVTEMLQKLEKHNLVNYERYRGVTLTKKGEVLAKSLEQFHGTLRRFFEILGVDKTIADEDACEIEHSIHHETIEKLTKFLKFIQESPKHPKWLEHFRYYEKTGRYRCRETE
- a CDS encoding FeoC-like transcriptional regulator; this encodes MIKEILRAIRDGGLLSKGDIANDMGIQESTLESVLSLLSSKGYLKRIEGTEEMSKGCIVCPTSRECMKKPSTGNSYIITKKGKNYLEKI
- the feoB gene encoding ferrous iron transport protein B; its protein translation is MKAREVLGDDPEIVLADERYNLIHTILDTTLVRGAKKWAQSDMLDKVFLHKYLGIPVFLTLAWAMFQFAFDVSAPFMKMIGLFFGLLAEASRGIPNEVLASFLSDGIFGGLGFILTFIPLIFSLFFAIAILEDSGYLTRAAFIMDKFMFKLGLHGRSFIPMLLGFGCNVPAMMATRSIESEKDRLITLLINPFISCSARLPVYILIAGAFFGSMASTAIWSMYFLGIVLAILLALLLRKTVLRGEPTPFIMELPLYKTPTFHGSVIHMWDRGVQFLKKAGTYLLVGAIILWFLSSFPWGVAQESVELSYTGQIGHALEPIFRPLGFDWRIVSSLIFGFMAKEIVVESLGIIYAVEGEAAIAGALVVDYTPLIGFALMAFILLYIPCLATVGTMRKESGSWKWTIFQVVLSLVLAYLIGLTITGIGGMLGYT
- a CDS encoding 50S ribosome-binding GTPase — encoded protein: MALIGNPNVGKSVIFNNLIPGARQHVGNWPGKTVEKKEGKCIHKGIELKIVDLPGTYSLTSRAVDELISRNYIIEEKPEVIVDIVDASNIERNLYLTLLLLELEANLVIALNMFDIAENKGYKIDVKKLSEQLSVPIVPTVATTKEGMEELKDEIIKAAIRKGSIKTKITYGEKIEDLINSIVKIIKKDETLAKNYPLRWMAIKLLEKDEEILEKIRNSKYHHELMEVIS
- a CDS encoding ferrous iron transport protein A, yielding MGILRFPHRRRAHIKKLHHRGKTRSYRRYMPLVMLPIGAKGKITGILGGRRVVRRLSDMGFIPGVEVKVVHSHASPNHGHGGPLVVEIKDTRIALGRGVAMKIMVQESMVNSTYSGIDREPKRG
- a CDS encoding triphosphoribosyl-dephospho-CoA synthase, with protein sequence MEKDLLKIADNIMMSAQLASALEVSGTPKPGNVHRDFDFIDTRFEHYLAGSIALGPSVREVALRGMRASLDQIRIDEIEIGRYIKKAIHEVRLWHKGGNTHLGISLLFVPLAASAGFTTIKFERVEPNKLRQILSKIMRLTTPQDAMDVCDVVLTSSIEALGRLEVEDAPDIIESNVKSKLIEKDINLYELMKISSGWDNIAKELTTGMRLSFNVGYKTLIDIYKKIGDINIATVHTFLTILAKYPDTLVARKVGVKHVKKINKAVEIGLVEAKKISRQAKNVLKLGGLTSKAGGKALIRLDKNLRDSQNRLNPGTTADITASSLMIAILCGMRP